GACCCGCATGAATGGGGGCCTTTGCTTCCGAAGCACACCGTCTAACACTGATCAATCGAATACACCTATCAGCAAGGGAGCTAGCGGGTGAAAGGCCCGGAGGGCGAGCTGCCACTGATCAGGCAGTACAAGGACTGGCTACAGGGGAATCCAGCCGAAGACAGCCCGGACCGACCAGAATTCTTCACGCACGGGATTGTCGTACTCGACACGAACGTCCTTCTCAGTCTGTACGAGTACACACCCTCGGCTCGCGAGCAAGTCCTCAACGCACTCAAGAGCGTACAGAAGCGTCTCTGGCTCCCCCATCAGGTCGGTCTTGAGTTCGTGCGCGGTCGCCATCGAGTGATTGCCGAGAGAGCGAAGGCGCTCAAAGACGCTCCTAATACCCTCAACCGCCGATTGGGAGAAGCCAACAAGGCAATCATAGGGGCGAGGGAATTTGTTCAGGAGCTCTTGATCAAATATGCGCGTGACACAGAAACCAGTGAGATCCTGGCATCTAAAATCTCAAGCCAAGCGGTCGATATGCTGTTGGACGACTGGAAAAAGGAACTCATAGCTCTCGTGAAGGGCCTAAAGCAGCACGACCTTGCGCCGTCCTCTATGGATGCCAACGATCCCGTGCTCCCTCGGGTTGCGGAGCTGTTTGGATCCAACATAGCTGAGGCCCCCGATCCCGCAGAGATCCGGGTCCGCGTGGATGAGGCATCTTCGTACAGGTTCCCAAATCAGATTCCTCCAGGTTTCTTCGATGCAGGAAAGACTACTCCGCTGTCCGCTGCTGGAGATTATCTCCTCTGGGAAGAGGTTGTCCGCTTCATTGCAGCCTCATCTGATCGAGACCGGCTTCTCTTCGTTTCCCGTGATACGAAAGAAGACTGGTATGAACCCGAGGAGCTCGGCCGAGGTCGACGCCCCTGGCCGTCACTAGCGAGCGAGCTAAGGGCGCGTGCGGGAGCAGAACTTCGTATTGAAACTCCGGGCCAGTTTTATCGCGGCGTGAATCGTTTCCTGGACGCAGAAATTGCTGCCGAGACGTACGAAGAGATCGACCGAGCAGCCGAGAATGCGGAAGAGATCATCGTCACCGAACGGGAGGCAGCACACACTGAGCCGCCCACCGACCTGACGCTGTCTGCGTACAGGGCCGCTGGCTTGCATATTCCGCCATTTCCCAACTCTTTTCCAAATATATTGAGCTGGTGGCTGATCGGAGTGACTGCACAACTGGGGCGCCGACCGCCCCTTGACGGCGAGCCACGAGTATCAGTAGCTGTCGCTACTCGTTCAGCACTTCCGCCTGCCCCCGAATGGCTTCCAGGAAACTGTCTCCGACTCGGCGAATGGCCGTTTCAGAGCTCATCTTGGATTGCACCATGGTTTGCTCAAGTCGTCAATAGCACGCCCCCGGCTGACAGGCGCATTCTCCAGCGCCTCGCCGCACAACAGCTAGACGTAACGGATTCTGAATAGCCTCCCACGAAAATCGCTATGTTTGCCGAACGGAGAATCATATGCCCGACCAGGCCCCTTTCGAGGGCGAGTGGAAAAATCTCAAATCCGACGCCGAGCACGCTCTCCAAACGCTGCTTTCCCAGATTAACAGGCACACGAATCCTCAGGAGCTATTCGAAGCGTACACTTACGCCAAGCGAGTGACGGCAGATGCCTTGAAATCTCGGATGCTCATGCATCTTCCGGCGGAGAATTCCAAGTTCCGGGAACTGTATGCAAAGGTACAGAAAGAGCTTAACGTCCAATACGGGGAGTTTTTCCCTGACGGCTTCCTTAAGGCACCCTACGGGAATCAATTGCACGAGCGCCTGTTCTCCCTGCTTGAGGAGAATTTTTCACAACCGATAGAAGCGGCAAAGCTCCGTATCGTCACCGCCGACGGAGTCCACACGGAACGACGCACGCGCGAGCTGAGGGAACTCGGAATGGATGTGGATTGGTACGAAGAAGACGGCCTTGACTTTTACGTACTACGGTCTTTCGATTTGAACTTCGAAGTGCTTCCTTCACTAGTCAGGACCATTGTGAGAAATAAAAGGAAGTCCAAGGCCGAAAGGGAGCGGCTCCTAAGAAATGCAGGAATCCCAGTAAAATGAGTAAGGAAACCGACTGGGAGCCACCGCAAGGGTCATGGGCTTCATCGGCGGCCAGGCGACGGAACATGCAGGCCATCCGCAGCCGGGACACCAAGCCGGAGCGATTGGTCCGCAGCCTGTTGCATGCTCAGGGGCTGCGTTATCGCGTGGCTGCCAAACCTCTGCCAGGCCTTCGCAGAACAGCTGACATCGTCTTCCGGCCCACGAAGCTGGCTGTGTTCATCGACGGCTGTTACTGGCACGGCTGCCCCGAGCACTATGTGCCCCCCAAAACCAATCAGGGCTACTGGTCGGACAAGGTCGCCCGGAACATGGCTCGTGACCGCGATACCGATGAGCAGCTCCTGGCCGCCGGCTGGACCGTGCTCCGGTTCTGGGAACACGATCCGGCCGAGGAATGCGCTGTGAAGATCGCCGCTACCGTCAGCCGCTTGAAGAATCCCAAGAAGGGGTGAGGCTCCGCCTCAGTTCTTCTTCGCCTTCTCAGCAGCCTCGAACGCAGCGTAGATCTGGTCACCGACAGCCTGGGCCACGGGGGGCGGGAAGGCGTTGCCGACTTGCCGGTACGCCGCTGTCTTGCGGCCGGTGAACTTCCAGTCCTTCGGGAAGCCCTGGATCAGGGCTGCTTGGGTCACGGTGAGCTTGGGACCGGCCGGCGCGAAGAGATCACGCTCCACGTCTTTGGTTTCCTCTGGCTCGTTGGCGACCCCCATCCCGCACACACCCAGTTCGGCCCAAGCCCGCTTGGCACGCGTTGGGCCGAGGTCAGCGCCGCCATGCTTCTTCGAACCACCTACGACCGTGGGTGCCACACCTTCCAGCGCCTTCTCGTACCAGTTCTTGAAGGCCTTCTCAGCCCTGGGATCATTCGCAACTGCGTCGTACCGCTCCCTCATGGAGTCTTCGAGGGCCTCGCCTACGGTGACTACCTTGGTCTCTGCAGGCTTGTGGTGCTCAAAGTAGCGGGCGTACTCGGGCTTCATTGCGACCAAGATGGCGCGGGGACGAAGCTGTGGCACTCCGTAGTTCTTGGCCTCCAGGATGTCCCAGTAGCACTCCTCATACCCCAGGGATACGAGCTGCTTGATGATGTCCTGGCGGTACTCCACGAACTTCGGATCAAGCAGTCCGCGTACGTTCTCGATCATCACGGCCTTGGGCTCAAGATGCTCGACGAGCTCCAACATCGTGGGGAAGAGGTCCCGTTCGTCATCCCGGCCGAGTTGCTTGCCTGCGGCCGAGAAGGGAGGGCAAGGTACTCCGCCAGCCAGAAGATCAAGCTCTCCAGACTCAAGCCCCAGGACGCCAGGGTCGAACTGCCGTAGGTCAGCTTCGATGACCTTGCAGGCTGTCCACTCCGGGTTGCCCTCAGTGTTGGCCCTGAGCGTCTCGCAGGCGTCCTTGTCGATCTCGATCAGGGCGACATGCTTGAAGCCCGCGTTGTGCAGTCCGACGGCCTGCCCTCCGGCTCCGGCGCAGATTTCCACCGAGGTGTACTTGCGGTCCTTCGTGCGGGTCATGCCCCCTCCTTACGGTCGTACAGCGGCAGACGCATCTTGCTATCCACCGTCACTGAGGGTGACAGACCCCACTGACAACGAGACCTCACCAAGTTTGCAGCACGTTCCATGGTTCGCTGAACGCACCCTGCGCTACGCCGAACACTCATACGATATTGCACATGCGGATACCTGCCTGGGCCGAGGACGAACTTGTACTGGCCGGAGCCCTGGTCGTGAAGAACGGCTGGCGCGAGCTGCGGACCAACGACCAGGAGGTCCAGGACCTGTCGGAGCTGATCCGCTCGCTC
This portion of the Streptomyces canus genome encodes:
- a CDS encoding PIN-like domain-containing protein, which encodes MKGPEGELPLIRQYKDWLQGNPAEDSPDRPEFFTHGIVVLDTNVLLSLYEYTPSAREQVLNALKSVQKRLWLPHQVGLEFVRGRHRVIAERAKALKDAPNTLNRRLGEANKAIIGAREFVQELLIKYARDTETSEILASKISSQAVDMLLDDWKKELIALVKGLKQHDLAPSSMDANDPVLPRVAELFGSNIAEAPDPAEIRVRVDEASSYRFPNQIPPGFFDAGKTTPLSAAGDYLLWEEVVRFIAASSDRDRLLFVSRDTKEDWYEPEELGRGRRPWPSLASELRARAGAELRIETPGQFYRGVNRFLDAEIAAETYEEIDRAAENAEEIIVTEREAAHTEPPTDLTLSAYRAAGLHIPPFPNSFPNILSWWLIGVTAQLGRRPPLDGEPRVSVAVATRSALPPAPEWLPGNCLRLGEWPFQSSSWIAPWFAQVVNSTPPADRRILQRLAAQQLDVTDSE
- a CDS encoding very short patch repair endonuclease, producing the protein MQAIRSRDTKPERLVRSLLHAQGLRYRVAAKPLPGLRRTADIVFRPTKLAVFIDGCYWHGCPEHYVPPKTNQGYWSDKVARNMARDRDTDEQLLAAGWTVLRFWEHDPAEECAVKIAATVSRLKNPKKG
- a CDS encoding DNA cytosine methyltransferase; the protein is MTRTKDRKYTSVEICAGAGGQAVGLHNAGFKHVALIEIDKDACETLRANTEGNPEWTACKVIEADLRQFDPGVLGLESGELDLLAGGVPCPPFSAAGKQLGRDDERDLFPTMLELVEHLEPKAVMIENVRGLLDPKFVEYRQDIIKQLVSLGYEECYWDILEAKNYGVPQLRPRAILVAMKPEYARYFEHHKPAETKVVTVGEALEDSMRERYDAVANDPRAEKAFKNWYEKALEGVAPTVVGGSKKHGGADLGPTRAKRAWAELGVCGMGVANEPEETKDVERDLFAPAGPKLTVTQAALIQGFPKDWKFTGRKTAAYRQVGNAFPPPVAQAVGDQIYAAFEAAEKAKKN